In the Arachis ipaensis cultivar K30076 chromosome B04, Araip1.1, whole genome shotgun sequence genome, AAAGATGTACGTACAAACTCTCTTCACTGTTTTCACATGGTGAAATCCGATTCAGCCGAGAGGTGGAAGTGTTACCTAATGAGTGAGATTCAGAAAATATAAATCAATGAAACAATTAAATCAAAATTGAAAATGTTAATGCAGAAGAACTAGGGAGAAAACAACGTGTGAGCGACTTGTGTTTTGTTCTAATCTTTAGGGGTTGCTTAGAATaaagagaatttttttttaacCGTTATGAATTGAGGATTTATATATTTTCTCAACCTTTTTCTTCGGTGAATAgtccattgttattgttgttgtgtaCGATTCTATTGATTCATGTGAAGGGTTGATGTGTGAGTGAATAAAAGAGATAAtgttaaaattatagaaaaaaataaacagaGAATTTGGGTTAAATTGAAAGTTTACGTTATCAAATTTATTTTTAGGCACTTAGATTCATAACCAAATTTTGCACTGAGTAATGAAAAATGatatttgtattattattattattattatttttataatttgtgaGTGAAGATAAtgttaaaattatagaaaaaaataaacagaGAATTTGGGTTAAATTGAAAGTTTACGTTATCAAATTTATTTTTAGGCACTTAGATTCATAACCAAATTTTGCACTGAGTAATGAAAAATGATATTTGATATTTGTATTNNNNNNNNNNNNNNNNNNNNNNNNNNNNNNNNNNNNNNNNNNNNNNNNNNNNNNNNNNNNNNNNNNNNNNNNNNNNNNNNNNNNNNNNNNNNNNNNNNNNNNNNNNNNNNNNNNNNNNNNNNNNNNNNNNNNNNNNNNNNNNNNNNNNNNNNNNNNNNNNNNNNNNNNNNNNNNNNNNNNNNNNNNNNNNNNNNNNNNNNNNNNNNNNNNNNNNNNNNNNNNNNNNNNNNNNNNNNNNNNNNNNNNNNNNNNNNNNNNNNNNNNNNNNNNNNNNNNNNNNNNNNNNNNNNNNNNNNNNNNNNNNNNNNNNNNNNNNNNNNNNNNNNNNNNNNNNNNNNNNNNNNNNNNNNNNNNNNNNNNNNNNNNNNNNNNNNNNNNNNNNNNNNNNNNNNNNNNNNNNNNNNNNNNNNNNNNNNNNNNNNNNNNNNNNNNNNNNNNNNNNNNNNNNNNNNNNNNNNNNNNNNNNNNNNNNNNNNNNNNNNNNNNNNNNNNNNNNNNNNNNNNNNNNNNNNNNNNNNNNNNNNNNNNNNNNNNNNNNNNNNNNNNNNNNNNNNNNNNNNNNNNNNNNNNNNNNNNNNNNNNNNNNNNNNNNNNNNNNNNNNNNNNNNNNNNNNNNNNNNNNNNNNNNNNNNNNNNNNNNNNNNNNNNNNNNNNNNNNNNNNNNNNNNNNNNNNNNNNNNNNNNNNNNNNNNNNNNNNNNNNNNNNNNNNNNNNNNNNNNNNNNNNNNNNNNNNNNNNNNNNNNNNNNNNNNNNNNNNNNNNNNNNNNNNNNNNNNNNNNNNNNNNNNNNNNNNNNNNNNNNNNNNNNNNNNNNNNNNNNNNNNNNNNNNNNNNNNNNNNNNNNNNNNNNNNNNNNNNNNNNNNNNNNNNNNNNNNNNNNNNNNNNNNNNNNNNNNNNNNNNNNNNNNNNNNNNNNNNNNNNNNNNNNNNNNNNNNNNNNNNNNNNNNNNNNNNNNNNNNNNNNNNNNNNNNNNNNNNNNNNNNNNNNNNNNNNNNNNNNNNNNNNNNNNNNNNNNNNNNNNNNNNNNNNNNNNNNNNNNNNNNNNNNNNNNNNNNNNNNNNNNNNNNNNNNNNNNNNNNNNNNNNNNNNNNNNNNNNNNNNNNNNNNNNNNNNNNNNNNNNNNNNNNNNNNNNNNNNNNNNNNNNNNNNNNNNNNNNNNNNNNNNNNNNNNNNNNNNNNNNNNNNNNNNNNNNNNNNNNNNNNNNNNNNNNNNNNNNNNNNNNNNNNNNNNNNNNNNNNNNNNNNNNNNNNNNNNNNNNNNNNNNNNNNNNNNNNNNNNNNNNNNNNNNNNNNNNNNNNNNNNNNNNNNNNNNNNNNNNNNNNNNNNNNNNNNNNNNNNNNNNNNNNNNNNNNNNNNNNNNNNNNNNNNNNNNNNNNNNNNNNNNNNNNNNNNNNNNNNNNNNNNNNNNNNNNNNNNNNNNNNNNNNNNNNNNNNNNNNNNNNNNNNNNNNNNNNNNNNNNNNNNNNNNNNNNNNNNNNNNNNNNNNNNNNNNNNNNNNNNNNNNNNNNNNNNNNNNNNNNNNNNNNNNNNNNNNNNNNNNNNNNNNNNNNNNNNNNNNNNNNNNNNNNNNNNNNNNNNNNNNNNNNNNNNNNNNNNNNNNNNNNNNNNNNNNNNNNNNNNNNNNNNNNNNNNNNNNNNNNNNNNNNNNNNNNNNNNNNNNNNNNNNNNNNNNNNNNNNNNNNNNNNNNNNNNNNNNNNNNNNNNNNNNNNNNNNNNNNNNNNNNNNNNNNNNNNNNNNNNNNNNNNNNNNNNNNNNNNNNNNNNNNNNNNNNNNNNNNNNNNNNNNNNNNNNNNNNNNNNNNNNNNNNNNNNNNNNNNNNNNNNNNNNNNNNNNNNNNNNNNNNNNNNNNNNNNNNNNNNNNNNNNNNNNNNNNNNNNNNNNNNNNNNNNNNNNNNNNNNNNNNNNNNNNNNNNNNNNNNNNNNNNNNNNNNNNNNNNNNNNNNNNNNNNNNNNNNNNNNNNNNNNNNNNNNNNNNNNNNNNNNNNNNNNNNNNNNNNNNNNNNNNNNNNNNNNNNNNNNNNNNNNNNNNNNNNNNNNNNNNNNNNNNNNNNNNNNNNNNNNNNNNNNNNNNNNNNNNNNNNNNNNNNNNNNNNNNNNNNNNNNNNNNNNNNNNNNNNNNNNNNNNNNNNNNNNNNNNNNNNNNNNNNNNNNNNNNNNNNNNNNNNNNNNNNNNNNNNNNNNNNNNNNNNNNNNNNNNNNNNNNNNNNNNNNNNNNNNNNNNNNNNNNNNNNNNNNNNNNNNNNNNNNNNNNNNNNNNNNNNNNNNNNNNNNNNNNNNNNNNNNNNNNNNNNNNNNNNNNNNNNNNNNNNNNNNNNNNNNNNNNNNNNNNNNNNNNNNNNNNNNNNNNNNNNNNNNNNNNNNNNNNNNNNNNNNNNNNNNNNNNNNNNNNNNNNNNNNNNNNNNNNNNNNNNNNNNNNNNNNNNNNNNNNNNNNNNNNNNNNNNNNNNNNNNNNNNNNNNNNNNNNNNNNNNNNNNNNNNNNNNNNNNNNNNNNNNNNNNNNNNNNNNNNNNNNNNNNNNNNNNNNNNNNNNNNNNNNNNNNNNNNNNNNNNNNNNNNNNNNNNNNNNNNNNNNNNNNNNNNNNNNNNNNNNNNNNNNNNNNNNNNNNNNNNNNNNNNNNNNNNNNNNNNNNNNNNNNNNNNNNNNNNNNNNNNNNNNNNNNNNNNNNNNNNNNNNNNNNNNNNNNNNNNNNNNNNNNNNNNNNNNNNNNNNNNNNNNNNNNNNNNNNNNNNNNNNNNNNNNNNNNNNNNNNNNNNNNNNNNNNNNNNNNNNNNNNNNNNNNNNNNNNNNNNNNNNNNNNNNNNNNNNNNNNNNNNNNNNNNNNNNNNNNNNNNNNNNNNNNNNNNNNNNNNNNNNNNNNNNNNNNNNNNNNNNNNNNNNNNNNNNNNNNNNNNNNNNNNNNNNNNNNNNNNNNNNNNNNNNNNNNNNNNNNNNNNNNNNNNNNNNNNNNNNNNNNNNNNNNNNNNNNNNNNNNNNNNNNNNNNNNNNNNNNNNNNNNNNNNNNNNNNNNNNNNNNNNNNNNNNNNNNNNNNNNNNNNNNNNNNNNNNNNNNNNNNNNNNNNNNNNNNNNNNNNNNNNNNNNNNNNNNNNNNNNNNNNNNNNNNNNNNNNNNNNNNNNNNNNNNNNNNNNttttaaataataaaaattattttttctaatctaacaatatagaatatattatttgtgtaactttttttttttacaaaatagtGTATAAAAATGAATTTCTAATAGTTACGTTAAAATGAAATTGAATGAGTTATCAAAGTGGATATTTCCTACTTTAAAATGTATATTTGGTGTCATATTTGAACCATTTACAGGAACACGGGAATAAATTAACAAGTTATTTGCCTTTTTAGTCATATATAggtaattatatataaataaataaataaataaatttgggGGAATCATAATTCAATTCATAACTCTCAGTCTCATAAgttgtgtttgatttttttttgttgtttctgATTTACGGGCTTCTTTTTTTGGCCTTTCGGGCTTCTTTTAATTGTATAAGCAAAGTGGGCCCGAAAACCATAAGTAGTAATGGGCCGGCTTAAGAAAGGATAATAACGTCATTTAATAATATGTGAAGGATATTCAACGTGTAGGGTTTTACTTTTATGAACCCTAAACCTAAAAATCGTTGTTGTCACTGATTGGGGCTGTAGGAGGAGCTGTCGCCGGTGCCAATAGTCACGAAGTCAGCAAAATGGTATTTCAATTTGATCTCTCTGCAAATTATCGATCCTCTTAGTTTATGTATCTACGATTGATCTATTCACAGTTTGTTATAGCAAAAAAAGGAAGCAACTTTTCTATTACAACCTTCAGTTTTTTTTGGAGGGAGGGTTCGGAATTAGTGTGTTCTTATTCGTTTTATGAGCTTCGGATTTTACTCGGTGGTAGCTGATTAGCTATTGTTGTTAGCCAAAATTTGTAGAATGGTGTGTAATAGTTTAGTTGAGTGTAATTTGTGACTTGTGCTCATTTTGCAAACTTGTTTTAGTTTCAAGTTTTGCTTCTTTCTCAAACGGGATTGTGCCATTGTAGAATTGGTTCTGTCAAAATAACTTGTAAGAAAGTAccaaatataaataatttgactTTGAAGTCATTATAACTCATTTTTTTGGTATATAACTCATTTAAATTCTGAAGTGTGTGTAATTCTTTAGTGTCACTTTTATCAATATGTTTTGTTTAGGTTTTTggagtttttatgtttttgtgagctcttaaagttttttttttttttattctgtgTTGTATTTTGGCAATTGAGAATAATAGATTGAATGTATTTTATTCTTGAAACGAGGGATCTAGACATTAAAGATATAAACTCGGGTCAAGAGAATATGTTACCAACAAAAATAAGGGGAATATCTGAATGTCATCACTTGATTTGAAAATGGATGAAATGGATTTAAGAACTTGCTCTAAATTTTTACCTTTGGTAGTTTGGTACTCAAGCTTTTTTTTCATGAAATGGTTTTATGTAGCCGAAGCAAATTCATGAGATTAAGGACTTCCTCCTCACAGCCCGTAGGAAGGATGCGCGTTCTGTGAAAATCAAGCGGAGCAGAGATGTGGTCAAGTTCAAGGTTCGTTGCTCCAAGTACCTGTATACCCTCTGTGTTTTTGACCTTGAGAAGGCCGATAAGTTGAAGCAATCACTTCCTCCAGGTTAGTTTTAAGAAATCTTATTGCTGATATATGCAATTATTAGTTGTTATGCTTGTCTTCCAAGAAACTAGTGGAAAAAATTTATGTACGTTGTATGAATTGTATAGATAGTTGATGTCATCGGTTGGAAATTCAGAGGTTTAACTCGTTATAATGGGAAACCAATTTATTGAAGTATAAGATTCCGTTGTGTCTAGGGAAAACAATGGTTTAGATTCTGGTTAATCATGATCTGGATGTGCTCACGGCGAATGATAGAATGAGTACAATCTACATGGTGTTCTTGGGTATCCAAGAATTTCTCCATGCTTCTGCCATTTTTTAGTCATGCTTTGATTTTTCCCTGTTACTTCTTTCTGTTTTGTAATTGACTCATTGTATTCGCTTTGTGCAGGTTTGAGCGTGCAAGACCTTTGAATATCGGG is a window encoding:
- the LOC107635327 gene encoding 60S ribosomal protein L38, coding for MPKQIHEIKDFLLTARRKDARSVKIKRSRDVVKFKVRCSKYLYTLCVFDLEKADKLKQSLPPGLSVQDL